The window CGCCAGCAATACTAGTGGGTACTCCAGGACGTGTTGCAGATCATTTACGTCGGGAAACATTTTCTGTTGAAGATATTGAGACTCTAGTTTTAGATGAATTTGATAAATCTCTAGAAGTTGGATTTGAAAAAGAAATGAAAGAGATTATTAGTAGTCTTCCGGCTATTAAAAAACGAATTCTGACTTCTGCTACGCAAGACATGGAAATTCCGCGTTTTGTTGGTTTAAAAAACGAATTAGTAATTGATTATTTAGATACAAAAATTTCGAATCTAGAAATTAAGAAAGTAAAATCTCCAGACAAGAATAAGCTGCAAACTTTAGTAGACTTATTACACGATATAGGTAATAAACCAGGAATTATTTTCTGTAATTTTAAAAATACCATTCAATATGTTAGCGATTTTTTAAACGAAAATAATATTGCTCATGGCTGTTTTCAAGGAGGTATGGAACAGATAGATCGAGAACGCGCTTTATTGAAATTTAGAAACGGAACCCATCAAATTATAATAGCAACAGATTTGGCTGCTCGTGGATTAGATATTCCGGAATTGAACTATATTATTCATTATCAACTGCCTTTAAAAGCGGAAGAATTTACCCATAGAAATGGTAGAACAGCCCGTATGAATGCAGAGGGGACTGCTTATGTATTACATTGGGAAAAAGAAACGTTGCCTGATTTTATAGAAACGGATGATATTGTAGTGCCAAAAGGAAAAGTAACAGAACTAGCTACAAAATGGTGCACCTTATTTATTTCTGGTGGAAGAAAAGATAAAATCTCAAAAGGAGATATTGCTGGTTTACTGTTTAAACAATGTGATCTAGACAAATCGGAAATTGGTGTCATAGAACTAAAACAAGATTGTGCATTTGTTGCTGTTCCTAAAAGCAAGGCTTCCTTTATTGTGGATACCATTAATAATGTGCGTCTAAAGAAAAAGAAAGTCCGTGTAACTATGGTTTAAGCTATATGCTTATTAAATAGTTTTTCTGAAACATTTTATCATAAATATCTTTGCTAAACATATACAGTTGTGCAGGTTTTTTGGATACACCAACTTGTTTTTCGTCTAGTGCAATAATGTATTTTTTGTTTATTAATTTTCTTCTAAAATTTCTATTGTCTATTTCTATTCCAAGAATAGATTGATATACATCTTGTACCTCGTTTATGGTGAACTTATCTGGAAGTAATTTAAAAATGATTGGTTCCGACAAACATTTTATTTTTAAATCTTCATAGGCTTCTAATATGATATTTTCATGATCAAAACCTAATTCTGGTAAATCATTAACAGGAAACCATTTTGCTTGTTTTTTGCTGTTATTTAAATCCACATCTTCTGTTTTTAAAAGAAAGTAATAAGCTATAGTTGTCGTTCTTAAATGAAACGCTTCCTTTTCTATCCAAATAATATCTTTAGGATTCATCAATCGATCTGGATCACCAAATGCTTTAAATTGTTTTTTATATTGATTCGTTAAACCAGTTAATTCTTTTAATACTCTAGTAGCTGTTTCGTCTAAAGTTTCTTCTTTATATACATGATATCCTGTAAGAACATAATCGTCTACTAAAATCTCTTTTTTGTTTTCCGATTCTAAAAAACGTTTTATTAATAAAACATTTAAAGATTTGGTGTTTATGTCAAATCCAAAAACGACACAATCCACAGATATATTTAATATTTTTTCAGCTTCCATAAAATAAGTTTTGTATAAAAACGGGTTTTGTTTTGTATGGCACTAATATAGAAAAAATATAATTAAACGTCAATTATACATTACTATTGTTATGTGTCGTGATTACTAAAAGTTTGATTATGATGTTAATATAGCACACATAAATGGTAAAATATAATATTTTTTTACATGAAAATTAGGTTTTTCTTAATAATTTATAATACATTTGAAAAACAAACGTAAAAGTGACGTTTATAAAATAGCAACCATTTAAAACCAAAACCATGAAAAGACAATCAAAATTATTCTTGCAGAATTCTTTAAAGGCAGAAAACAAAAAACAGTCTAATACACTTTTAGTACTACTCAGTTTTTTAATGGTATTGTCATTTAACTTGGGTTTTGCACAAGAGGAAGAAATGGGAGACGATTATAAACCATTTAGTATTGGTGCCCATTTAAAAAACATGCATACTTGGCATGGATTTGTAGTGCATCAAGGTGTTGTGATTGCAACAAACATTGAATACAATTCTAGAAATGAGAAATTTACTTTTGGTTTTTGGGGAGGAGCAAGTTTTTCAGGAGCAGATATTGTTAGCAATACAGGAGAAAATGTAAGTGCTCTTTATAAAGAGTTTTCTATTTATACGAAATATCGTGTTTCCGATAAGTTCTTTATAGAAGCCGTTTCGCATAATAATTATACAGGAGTAGAAGAAAGAGGTGACAAGTTACATTATTGGAGATATGACAAAACGCAAGGTTATAATTTCGTGGATGTTAATTTCGGATATAATATAACACCAAATACACTACTATATCTAGCAACTATTGTTGGTGGTGGTTCTGGGGATTATGAAGTAGAAGCGGATGGTTCATTAACTGATTCTTGGACACATTATTTTGAAGTGAGTAGTAAAGTTTGGAAAAATAAAGATTCTAGCTTATCTCTTTTTGCTGGTGGTGCTTGGTCTTTTATTACCGACAAAACATTTTATACCGAAGAAGCAGGAAATATTATAAATGTAGGAGCAACTTTTAATAAGCAAATCTCAATAAAAAATTATAACTTACCTGTGGATGTGACTGTTATGTGGAATCCGGAAAAGGAAAAAACAGTTTTACAGTTAGATATTACTTTATTTTAAACACAACATTAATTATACTAATACAAACCATTATGAAAACTCAAAACTTACAAACCGTTTTAAAGAAGATGTATTTGCCAATACTGGTAATTGCATTGTTTTTTAATTTCTCTAGTTGTGTGGAACAAACAGATGCAACAAAAACAACAGTAAATAGCGGAGAGGATACAGGAGAAATTGTCCAAAGTGATATAGATCTTACAGGTAAAAAAATTGGTTATTGTTCACCTTCATTAAATGCACCATATTATCAAGCATTATTGCAAAGTATTCAATCTAGTACAGAAAAAAATGGAATGATATTTTACGCCGCAGACGGACAAGATGATATTAACAAACAAATAGCAGCTGTAGAAGATTTAATAACCAAAGGAATAGATGCTTTATTATTGAATCCTAAAGATCCTGATGCTTTAGTAGGTGTTACAAAACTAGCTAAAGCGGCAGGTATTCCAGTTTTTATTATTGATAGTTCTATCGATCCTTCTGCAGAATATGTAACAACTATTCAATCTAATAATCTTGCAAATGGCGAATTAGCTGGAGAATGGTTAGTCAAAAAAATGGGAAATAAAGTAATGAATATTGCACTATTAAGTGGTAATGCAGGAAATCCTGTAGGAAGAACTAGAAAACAAGGTTTATTGCAGGGAATTACCGAAGAGCAATTACGTACACAAGGTAAGATTGATTTAAATGTAAAAACACAAGCATATACAGAATGGTCTTATGCAGGAGGTTTAAAAGCGATGGAAGATATTTTAGTTGCACATCCAGACATTAACGTAGTCATTACAGAGTCGGACGTTTGTGTATTAGGAGCTATCAAAGCCATTGCACAGGCAGGAAAAACAGACGACATTTTAATTGTTGCTGGAGCAGATGGACAAAAAGAAGCTATTAAGTACATTATGGATACCGATTTTTACGGTTGTACCGCGATGAATAGTCCAGTACAAATTGGTAAAAATGCTGTAGAATATGCAATTCAATATATGAATGGTAAAAGAGATTTTAAGAAAACATCTTTTACCGCACCATTATTAATTACCAAAGAAAATGCTGCAAAGTACTATAATCCTAAAGCATTGTTTTAATCACTAATCCCAACGGATATGAAAAATTCAGAAAATGAATATCGTCTTGAAATGACTGGAATATCAAAAAGTTTTGGTGTTGTTTCGGTTCTTAAAGATGTGAATTTAAAAGTAAAACCAGGAGAAATTCATGCTTTGTTGGGTGAAAATGGTGCCGGAAAATCTACTTTGATTAAAATATTAAGTGGTGTGTACCAAAAAGATTCTGGAAAAGTAATTTTAAATGGGGAAGAAATAAATCCGAAGAATACCCATGATGGCCAGGTTTTAGGCATCAGTGTGGTCTATCAAGAATTATCTTTAGTAAACGATTTGTCCGTTGCCGAAAATATTTATCTGCATAAATTAGGTGCTAGTAAATTCTGGATGAATTGGAAAGAAATAACCAAAGACGCACAAGAATTAATAGATTCTTTAGGTTTTAAAATTGATGCTTCAGCCAAAGTAAGAGATTTAAGTATTGTTCAAAAACAAGTAGTAGAAATAGCAAAAGCATTATCGGAAGACACCAAAGTTTTAGTTTTAGATGAACCGACAACTGTTTTTGATCCTAACGATATTAAAAAACTGTTCAACAATCT is drawn from Lacinutrix sp. WUR7 and contains these coding sequences:
- a CDS encoding DEAD/DEAH box helicase: MGNYIKAQQDILDKLKIEALNPMQEEALLSITSTANTVLLSPTGTGKTVAFLLPTIADLNKNCKNIQLLILVPSRELAIQIEQVIRTMGSGFKANAVYGGRPFSKDKLDLAHTPAILVGTPGRVADHLRRETFSVEDIETLVLDEFDKSLEVGFEKEMKEIISSLPAIKKRILTSATQDMEIPRFVGLKNELVIDYLDTKISNLEIKKVKSPDKNKLQTLVDLLHDIGNKPGIIFCNFKNTIQYVSDFLNENNIAHGCFQGGMEQIDRERALLKFRNGTHQIIIATDLAARGLDIPELNYIIHYQLPLKAEEFTHRNGRTARMNAEGTAYVLHWEKETLPDFIETDDIVVPKGKVTELATKWCTLFISGGRKDKISKGDIAGLLFKQCDLDKSEIGVIELKQDCAFVAVPKSKASFIVDTINNVRLKKKKVRVTMV
- a CDS encoding NUDIX domain-containing protein translates to MEAEKILNISVDCVVFGFDINTKSLNVLLIKRFLESENKKEILVDDYVLTGYHVYKEETLDETATRVLKELTGLTNQYKKQFKAFGDPDRLMNPKDIIWIEKEAFHLRTTTIAYYFLLKTEDVDLNNSKKQAKWFPVNDLPELGFDHENIILEAYEDLKIKCLSEPIIFKLLPDKFTINEVQDVYQSILGIEIDNRNFRRKLINKKYIIALDEKQVGVSKKPAQLYMFSKDIYDKMFQKNYLISI
- a CDS encoding substrate-binding domain-containing protein, with protein sequence MKTQNLQTVLKKMYLPILVIALFFNFSSCVEQTDATKTTVNSGEDTGEIVQSDIDLTGKKIGYCSPSLNAPYYQALLQSIQSSTEKNGMIFYAADGQDDINKQIAAVEDLITKGIDALLLNPKDPDALVGVTKLAKAAGIPVFIIDSSIDPSAEYVTTIQSNNLANGELAGEWLVKKMGNKVMNIALLSGNAGNPVGRTRKQGLLQGITEEQLRTQGKIDLNVKTQAYTEWSYAGGLKAMEDILVAHPDINVVITESDVCVLGAIKAIAQAGKTDDILIVAGADGQKEAIKYIMDTDFYGCTAMNSPVQIGKNAVEYAIQYMNGKRDFKKTSFTAPLLITKENAAKYYNPKALF